One genomic region from Epinephelus moara isolate mb chromosome 8, YSFRI_EMoa_1.0, whole genome shotgun sequence encodes:
- the LOC126394250 gene encoding creatine kinase U-type, mitochondrial-like codes for MANSFTRMISGRNTAVILASMGAGTLATGYLLSDNTGAAGSAGASAERKRCYPPSSDFPDLRKHNNCMSSALTPAIYGRLRDKITPNNWTLDQCIQTGVDNPGHPFIKTVGMVAGDEESYEVFADLFDPVIKDRHNGYDPRTMKHPTDLDASKITSGMFDERYVLSSRVRTGRSIRGLSLPPACTRSERREVERVVVTALSGLKGDLAGRYYSLGEMSDREQQHLIDEHFLFDKPVSPLLTAAGMARDWPDARGIWHNNEKNFLIWINEEDHTRIISMEKGGNMKRVFERFCRGLKQVEQLIQERGWEFMWNEHLGYILTCPSNLGTGLRAGVHIRLPILSRDPRFKKILDNLRLQKRGTGGVDTAATGDTFDISNLDRLGKSEVELVQLLIDGINYLIECEKRLERGQDIKIPSPIAAFRK; via the exons ATGGCGAACTCTTTCACCCGCATGATCTCTGGCCGTAACACGGCTGTGATTCTGGCCAGCATGGGAGCTGGCACACTGGCAACTGGATACCTCCTCAGTGACAACACTGGTGCTGCTGGTTCTGCTGGTGCCAGTGCTGAGAGGAAGAGGTGCTATCCGCCCag CTCTGATTTCCCCGACCTGAGGAAGCACAACAACTGCATGTCATCAGCCCTGACTCCAGCCATCTATGGACGCCTGAGAGATAAAATAACCCCCAACAACTGGACCCTTGACCAGTGCATCCAGACCGGAGTGGACAACCCAGGACACCCCTTCATCAAGACTGTGGGCATGGTAGCTGGAGATGAGGAGAGCTATGAG GTGTTTGCTGATCTCTTTGACCCTGTTATCAAGGACAGACACAATGGCTACGACCCTCGCACGATGAAGCACCCCACTGACCTGGATGCTTCCAAG ATCACTTCAGGAATGTTTGATGAGCGCTACGTGCTCTCATCTCGTGTCCGTACTGGTCGGAGCATCCGTGGGCTGAGTCTTCCCCCTGCGTGCACGCGCTCTGAGCGCCGTGAGGTGGAGCGTGTGGTTGTGACAGCTCTGTCTGGCCTGAAGGGAGACCTGGCTGGTCGCTACTACAGCCTGGGAGAGATGTCTGACAGAGAGCAGCAACATCTTATTGAT gagcacttcctgtttgataAACCTGTGTCACCTCTGCTCACGGCAGCTGGGATGGCCAGAGATTGGCCTGATGCTCGTGGGATCTG GCACAACAACGAGAAGAACTTCTTAATCTGGATCAATGAGGAGGACCACACAAGGATCATATCCATGGAGAAAGGTGGAAACATGAAGAGAGTGTTTGAAAGGTTCTGCAGAGGTCTTAAACAG GTGGAGCAGCTAATTCAGGAGAGAGGTTGGGAGTTCATGTGGAATGAGCATCTGGGCTACATCCTCACCTGCCCATCTAACCTCGGCACCGGGCTCAGGGCTGGTGTGCATATTCGCCTGCCCATCCTCAGCAGG GACCCTCGCTTCAAAAAGATCCTGGATAACCTGAGGCTACAGAAGAGAGGCACAGGAGGCGTCGACACGGCTGCTACTGGAGACACCTTCGACATCTCCAACCTCGACCGTCTGGGCAAGTCAGAG GTCGAGCTGGTACAATTACTGATTGACGGCATAAACTACCTAAT